CAGTGCCGCTCGATGGCACGCAGGTAGATCGAGCGGAGGTACTCGTCTTTCGTGTATCGCAGGAGCGGGTCAAAGCAGCGGAAGGCCAGCTCGTCGTCCCACGGCACGATGTAATCGGGCGGGAAGGTCAGCTTCTCGCGGACCGTATACTTGTGGTAGTTCCAGTCGAGCAGTTGCTGCAGGCCCGCCTCGTAGGCGGGATCGCCGGTCAGGGCGTGCGCCGTGATGGCGTAGGCCTGGGCCTCCATGCCGTTGAGCCCGCGCGCGTAGTAGCCGTAGGGGCGCAGGAGGTAGTCCGGGTCCCATCGGCCCCATCGCGTCGGCTTGCCGTCCATGTCGCGCAGGAGCCAGCCCTCGCCGATGATATGGTTCGTAATGCGGGCCAGGTGCGCCTTCGCACGCTCCTTCTCAGCGCCCTTCGCAGCCAAGTCATGGAAAAGGGCGACGGCGTAGTAGTGCGCGTTGACCTCGTCGCTCGACGTGTCGCCCTTCCAGCTCCACTTGCCGTCTTCGGTCGCATACCACTTCGCGGGCAGTCCGCCGGAGCCGCGCTCGGCGCGTTGCCCCTCATCAACGCCCTCGACCCAGATCGCCCGGGCGAAGAAACCTTCCTTCGGCGTGATCTGCTCCAACCACATCATCGCTTCGGCGGCGTCCACGGCGGCATCGCGCGCGGCCTTATCGCCGGTGACCGCGTACTTGTAGCTCATGGCGGCGAGGTAGTGGGCGGTGTGGCCGCCGTCGTTGTCGCTCACTTCGCGGAGCCAGCCGAGGTCTTTTCCGGCGTAGTAGAGGCGCTGGACGAAGCCGAGCCGCTTGAATCCCCACTCATCGAGCTGGCGCTCGTAGTAGTCGGCTTTTTTCAGCATCGTATACGGCTCGTAGCGGATAATGCCCAGGCCGGCGTTCGTGGCAATGCACACGACGTGGTCCCCGGCGACGATGTCGTTCACGTGGTCGCCCGGGAGCCAGTGATCCGCACCGAAGTACTGGAATTCCCCGTCCACGTGGCGTATGGCGCCGGTGGTGGTTCCGATCCAGAGGTCCTTCGCGAACCCGGGCGCGGCGCAGGTGGTGTTGTTCGACGGGAGGCCGTCCTCGCCCGTGAGCACGGTCATGGCCATGCCCCGGAGCACCGCGAGCCCGCGATCGGTGGTTACAAAGAGGCGGCTGCCGAAACTCAGCATGTCCCGGGTTTCCGAAGAGGGCAGCGTGCCCCAGTCGATCGGATTGCGCCAGAACACAGGCCCGTCCAGCAGGGCGAGTTCGCCCTTCCGCAGCACGTAGAGCGTGCCGCTGTACGACGCGATACGCTGGATCGTGCCGATCTGAATGGGATCCGAGATGACTTGCGTTCCGTCTTCCATGATCAGCGTGGCGTCGGTCGAGAGATAGCCCGTGTCGGGCTTGATATCGACCAGCGTGTTCTCTTCGAGGCGGTAGATGGCGTCGGCCGAGGCGAAGTGGATGTTGCCAAGGTGTAGCGTGGCGTCGACGGCGCGCACATCGCCGAGGCGTACCCACTGGTTGCCGCGCAACTCGTGCAGGCCGTCGTCCGCGGCGACGAAGAGGCGATCGCCAAGCCCCCACACGCCGCGCACCGGTTTGGGAGCGTTTAGCACGGTCGCCAGGCTGCCGGCCCTCAGGGTGTGGAGCGCGTCCGCGGCGACGGCATAGAGGACATCCTCATGCAGCGCCAGCGCGGTGACGGGGGCGTCCGTGAATATCTTCTCGGCGGATTCCTGGAGGTAGACTTCGTCGGCGGCGGGCGTCCAGAGCGGCGCCTCGGGGGAGGCGGAAAACGCTGGAGACGCGGCGGTGGAGACCGCAATGCACAACGCGGCCATAAGGCGGAGGGGCGGGTGAATAGACATGATGTACTCCTTCATGAAAGCGATTCAGTCAAAAGCAGACTAGCATACGCAGCCAGCGGAATGCCCGCCTCGGTCGAATGGAGACCTGTCCCCGCGCGGGCCTCGCGCTGGCGATGTCGCCGGGTTGCCCCTCTTTGCTATACTGGCGGCGGAACCGGCAGCCATGTCCATGACGTACCAGAATCGAATGATGATCGCGGTCTTCCTGTCCGTGCTCCTGCACGCGGCGGGCTTTGGCGTGCTTCAGTATTCCTACACACCCCGCCCCGCCCCGCCGCCTCCGGAATCCGCGCCGATCATCGTCAATCTGCAGCCCGAACCCGAGCCGGAGCAGACGCCATCCCGGCAGCTCGTCGACGTGGCCGTACCGGCGCCGGAGCCGCCCGACTCCACCGATCGCACTGCGGAAACGAATGCCGAGACGATGACCCTGGCGCGGCGCCCCGATGCCGCGCCGGCCCCGGCGCTGGCGCCCGACACTTTCGACGCGCTTCCCGCGCCGCCGTCGCCGCCGGAGGAGCCCGCGCCCGCGCCGGTGGAGCCCCCGCTGGAGCAGGCGCCGCCCGAGGAAGAGCCGGAACCGGCCGAAACACCGGCCCGAAAGCCAACCCCGGAGCGCGCCACACCGCCCGTGGAGGAGATGGATGTTCCGCTCGAAACGGTGGAAATCGACGAACCGGCGGAGGCCGAGGAACCCGCCCCCGAACCGCCCATGCAAGTGGCCCGGGCCATGCCTGCGCCGCCCCAGCGGCCCTCGCCCGGGCGCGCCCGGGAACAGGGCGGCGGCGCGCGCCAGGGCGCGACGAACTTCAGCGCAATCCAGCACGAAATCGCGCCCTACCTCAAGCACGTGCGCCAGCTTGTGGAACGCCAGTGGAACGAAATGATATACACGCGCTACTCGGGCACGTCGCCCGTGCGCGCGGTTATCGACTGCGCGATCAACCCGCAGGGCGAACTGGTTTCCGTGACGATCATCGAACCCGACCGGGACCGGCTCTACAGCGCACTGTGCCGCGACGCCGTGCAACGCGCGGGCCCCTTTGGTCCCTTTACCTTCGAGGTGCCGGAAATCTACCGTAACCAGAACCTCGAAATACGCTGGACCTTTAACTTTCTGTAACAGTTTAGCCGTCTGAAGCAAAGAAGTTTTTCAACCACGAATGAACGCAGGGCAGCCTGTTGGCGCAACTGAATATGGGATCACCACGAAGGGCATGGGGCAGCCGCTGGCCGCAACCAAGGAATTGATCACCACGAAGGGCACGAAGTCCACGAAGGAAAGAGGTTGGAGAAGGATTGATATTCACGCGACGGCGCAGAGGAGAAAAGGCGCAGAGGAGACGATCCAGGGCGCGATGCGCGGTTACGGTGGGCGGGGGATTGGATTTGGAGCCACAAAGAGCGCAAAGATCACAAAGGACACGGGGGAGCCTCTGGCCGCAGCCAGGGAACTGATCACCACGATGGGTACGAAGAGAAACAGAGAAGGGCTTTAACCGCAGAGAGCGCAGAGGATGGCTCTTGTACGCAGATGAAGTAGGTGGTTGAATGAGGGTGCGTTTTTGACCACGAATGGACAGCAATGCAGACGAATGCGCCGGGAGCGGCGGCTGGCCACGATCAGGATTTGTGACCACGGATGACACGGATGACACGGATAGCAATTGGTTCCGGCCGTTGAGGCGTGCCGGCGGCTGCGTGCGATTTTCGACGCAGCCTGTTCGGATTGTTCAGCATCCGGGGTGGAACGGGTGGCGGGCTGCTCGGTCTAATCTTGTTCGAGCGTCGCGGCAATCCGTGTCATCGGTGTAATCCGTGGTCAATAGAAGAATACCGGCCACGATATTCATGGGACGGCCCGGAAATTCTCCTTGGAATTTCCAATTCGTAAATGCTTTTACAACAGATTGTTACGGAGGTATTGCGCGCAAGAACTTGCAGAAAAAACAAGAAAATGACGGATAGCAGTACGAATTCACACGAATAAGAGAGACTATTGACCGGGTTCGAGGACTGAAATGGAACGATAACAGGTCCGCCTTTGATCTCTTGAAGTGGATATTTTTTCCACAGATTTGCACAGAACGCCACAGATAAGAGATAGAGACCGGCAGCGCCAGAGAGCCGGGTTGGTGTCTGCGCGGATCTTTGGAAAAACTCCTTCGTTGCGGCGAAAGGTTGCTCTATGTTCTCCGCGGCCAATCAGGTTTCTTGTTGCCTGGATGCCTGGCCGCGGGTCTGGGAAAAGGCTGCTTGAACTGAATTTCGGTTTCTTATTCGTGTCCATTCGCGGTAAAACTGGTACTCAACTTCATACGGCTAAAGAATTACAACTTTCATTAATCCGAAGCACGCCGCCGACCGCGGCGGCGGGGAAGACCCATGACCGAATTTTACGAACTTATCCAGCAGGGTGGGTGGCTGATGGCGCCGCTGGGCCTGTGTTCCCTGGTGGCGCTTTCGATCGTCATCGAACGCGCCGCCGCGCTCCGCCGCGACAAGGTCATCCCCCCGGAAATCGTCCGCATCCTGCATGAATTTGGAAACGCGGGCGGCGCCACTCCCTCCCACTCCCTGGCGGTCTGCCAGCGCACGCACGGAGCCTTCGCGCGGCTTGCGGAGGAATTGATCCAGTTGCGGCACCTGAGCCACGCGCAGCTCCTGGAGACGATGCACGCCGTCGGGCGCACCCACGTCGCGCGCCTGGAGCGGGGGCTCACCCTGCTCGAGATCATTGCGGGCATCAGCCCCCTCATCGGCCTCCTCGGCACGGTTCTGGGCATGGTGACCGTGTTCGACGCCATCACGCAGGACGGGCTCGGCAACCCGCAGGTGCTGGCGGCGGGCATTTCCCAGGCCCTGGTGACCACGATCGCGGGCCTCTGCGTGGCCATCCCCGCGCTCGCCTTCCACGGCATCTACAGCAAGCGCGTGGACGAATTGGCCATCGAGATGCAGGAGCGCGCGACCGCTTTTCTGGCCAAGCTGCACGCGCCGGGGACCTGAGGCGCGCCCGCGCCGCTCCCGTTTGCTTCCGCGTAACACTTTAGCGGTCTGAAGTGCGGAACAGTATGTGTTTTCACTAGTCGAGCCGGTGTGTATGGAGCGCCGGCGGCCCGCCGGCATTGCACCGAAGATGCAAGAATACGTTGCCGGAGTGCTCCGGCGACACGCGGCTTTTTATGCAACGGCAGCATTTCCAGAATGCTCTCTTGCGCCGGCGGCGCAATCTGCCGGCGGGCCGCCGGCGCTCCATAGTTGCACGTAGCCTTTATTCAGCATATCGCTCGAGTTTGGCCACTGTACTTCGCCACTGTACTTCGCTCGGCTGAAATGTTACCGATTCCGCTATCGCCGGATGAAGTGGATTCCCTCGCCGGTCACCCGGTAGCCGAAATTGGGCACCGGCCACTGCCACACGATCAGGTTAAGCGCCGTCTCCCGGGTGACGCCGTGCATGACCGCCGCATTGACCGGCAGGCGTCCGGCGTCCGCGTCCGCGGTTACGGGGACGCCCAACTGTTCGGATAGTAGCGGGAGGCAGGCCGACAGCGGGCGCATCGCAATGCCAAAGGCGGTTCCGGCGTCCACGCGGGGCAGTCGCACATTGACCACCTGCCGCAGCATTTGGCGCTGGTCGCCGGAGAGCCCCTCCCGGTTTACGCAAGCGTCGCCCCGGTTCCGATTTTCCACCGAACGCACAAGAATGTACGAGTTGGTGCTTTCGACCGCCACGGAACCCGCGGGCACCAGCGCCGACTTGAGGACGGCCTCCACGATAGCCGAAACCGGCGCGTCTGTTATCGCCAGTTCCCCGCACCACGCTTCGTCCAGCAGGTTATCGGCCACGATCGCCGTGTCCAGCGCGGCGCCCAGCAGCGCAAACGCATCGTACAGGCCGGTCCCGGCGCCGATCGCGTAGCTTGCGGTCATGTCCCGGTACCGCGCGTCGATGCTCTCCTGGATCGACAGGGCCGCCAGGGCGTCGTATCCGTTGGGATAAAGGAAAGCGTAGTTCGGCGTGACCTGCACCTGGCAGGACAGCCCGGCGACCAGGCGGCGCAGCCCGCTCGCGTACTCGGCCCGGCTGATCGCCGCCTGCGCAACGCGCCATTCCTCCATCCCCGCGGCCAGGACCACGCCGCCGCCCGCCGTTTCTCCAATATGGCGGACCGCCGGCCCCAAATGCGGGTACAGGGCCGTATCCACACTCAGCGGAGGGAAGCTCCCGGGCGCGCGCGCCGCGTCTGTGCGCGCCGGCCCCTCCAGTGGCGTCTGGCGGGCCGTCTTGCCACAGCCCGCGCAAGCGATCGCCACGATGAGTGCGGCGCAGACGCCGCAAGCTGGCCATTTACACATGGTTATCCACTCCATACCCCGGCGCGCCCGCGCGCCGCCCTCAAGCTGCTTCCAGCGGGCGCGCCGCGCTATCCGTTAATCCCGTGAGGCGCCCGCTGGTTCCGCCGGATATGGGACGCGGGATGGTAGAAGCGCTCCAGCGGTCCCCGGTAACAGCGCGGGCACAGCAGCGAGCCGTCTCCTGTCCTGTTGCGGGTGGTGATCCGGCAACACGCCACGCAGGTAACCGCTCCGCAAAACGGGCACTGCAAACCGAAATCGTCCAATTCCCCCGGAGCCTCGTCGAGGGCGCCATCGTAGGCGCCCAACGGCCAGGGCGGGGGATCGAGCGGCTTGCGGCATTCCTTGCACTGTACCTGAAAATACTGCCCCTCATACAGATTTACCCCGACGAGCCGCATCGCGCCCCGGGCCATGCTGAAGCAGTGCGCGGCATCGCACTCGGGACAGACGAACTCGGCCAGATCCTTGCCGAGCGCCTCGGGCCGTTCCCGAACCACCAGCGCCTTCTCCGCGGCGCTCAGCCGCGCCAGGGAATCCGGGCGCACATCGGCGCGCGCGGTGCAGACGGAGCACGCCATGTTGAAGGAGCCATCACGGTTCCGGAGAACGAGGGTATCCCCGCCGCGCATAAGGCGCAGCATGCGAACCGCCACGGCGATCGTGACGCAGGCGAAGACCGCCGTTCCGGCAATCGCGCACGCCCACTCGAAATCCGTCATAGGTAATCCAACCTGGCCCGAGAAAAACGCGCTTGTCTCGCGCGGAACAATTGCCTATACTCTAGCGCATGAACAACTTGATGATCGTATTATGGCTGGTTTCGCTCGGCCAGATCACGCCCGCCATTCCCGACGGGGCCACCATATTCACTATCACCTACAAGGATGGCGGCCAGGACGTCACGGTGGCCGCCGCCATCCGGGCGCGCGGCGAATTTGCCGACGCCTTCGATCGCCTTGCGCTTCCCGCCCAGCTCGAACTGGTGCGCGACGAGCCGTGGTTCAATTATCCGAGCGCCACCGTGCTCAAGCAGAATGTGCGCGAGGCCGAGC
This is a stretch of genomic DNA from Candidatus Hydrogenedentota bacterium. It encodes these proteins:
- a CDS encoding cell envelope integrity protein TolA; its protein translation is MSMTYQNRMMIAVFLSVLLHAAGFGVLQYSYTPRPAPPPPESAPIIVNLQPEPEPEQTPSRQLVDVAVPAPEPPDSTDRTAETNAETMTLARRPDAAPAPALAPDTFDALPAPPSPPEEPAPAPVEPPLEQAPPEEEPEPAETPARKPTPERATPPVEEMDVPLETVEIDEPAEAEEPAPEPPMQVARAMPAPPQRPSPGRAREQGGGARQGATNFSAIQHEIAPYLKHVRQLVERQWNEMIYTRYSGTSPVRAVIDCAINPQGELVSVTIIEPDRDRLYSALCRDAVQRAGPFGPFTFEVPEIYRNQNLEIRWTFNFL
- a CDS encoding MotA/TolQ/ExbB proton channel family protein — protein: MTEFYELIQQGGWLMAPLGLCSLVALSIVIERAAALRRDKVIPPEIVRILHEFGNAGGATPSHSLAVCQRTHGAFARLAEELIQLRHLSHAQLLETMHAVGRTHVARLERGLTLLEIIAGISPLIGLLGTVLGMVTVFDAITQDGLGNPQVLAAGISQALVTTIAGLCVAIPALAFHGIYSKRVDELAIEMQERATAFLAKLHAPGT